The Setaria italica strain Yugu1 chromosome IX, Setaria_italica_v2.0, whole genome shotgun sequence genome has a window encoding:
- the LOC101754582 gene encoding CCR4-NOT transcription complex subunit 1 isoform X1, protein MIPFNPAVAAEVRSLIQGADESTFDPIYRELCQLADCSPDGCVLLLQVCVDEVLLNVGGAKNPQSKRDLVAIIFRYCLDKPYFSTSFCEALRAIPVSNGFLETLSNELELSAAERVGVGLALSDSENPDLSLEGRKFTITQIEELCSNHAHSVSNDRIQEIVVFLLQTEGLSKHMDSFTNIISLLNVKERPFYVPISLQEANCNQANSSRHTELCIGSLDDDFDSLLSEIGKQISLPDIITELGYGCTSDIAHCKEILSHFEPLDDMGISKLLGAVVCTRIGVGETQNTYSIFLSAFGNSQTIDSSQLTAWNIDVLVDSINEIAPGTNWAHVMENLDHEGFNIPDEASFRLLMSIYSRACKDPFPLHAICGTLWKNTEGQLSFLKHAVALPNDTFTFAHCTRKMAFPDLGNLNQGNQAWYCLDLLEVLCQLAELGYAKPVRTMLDYPLIHCPEVLLLGVSHINTTYNLIQHEVLSHVFPSMLKNTMHSRLMNYMWHINPYLTLRGFVDAHSDINCLLRTVEICEDIKILSTVLDSTPFAFSIRLATAAFRKDHSNLEKWLTEKLSTQRATFLEECVKFLKEIVSTNYGAVEGSIHHPQATISNICQDSCPVFIKVLRSHSGQLLSNQLVDELKRVEAVYESRNGGDVGRDMPPPDGGSEDIEAQANIYFQQMFAGQISIDAMIQMLSRFKESKDKREQSIFNCMISNLFEEYKFFPKYPDAQLKLAAVLFGSVIKHQLVAHLALGIALRGVLDALRKSIDSKMFMFGTTALEQFMDRVIEWPQYCNHILQISHLRGTHAELVSAIEQALAKISLSQNEPNLGAMLPVDQRGSGSQSIENIESSEASWQFINSTPTQLDRTISSFALQQRNQGFLGERSKGSTNTSQAKTMMPIGQPPLASTSSDLGVNPKATVSLSSQASHHSSTASGLSQPSGFLRSRSSAPSGILRQPSYTTGFGAALNIETLVAAAERRDTPIEAPPSEVQDKIFFMINNISTSNMEAKAKEFNEVLQEQYYPWFAQYMVMKRASIEPNFHDLYLKFFDKVNSKSLNKEIMKATYENCKVLLQSDLIKSSSEERSLLKNLGSWLGKFTIGRNQTLRAKEIDPKILIVEAYERGLMIAVIPFTSKILEPCHSSIAYRPPNPWTMGILSLLVEIYNLPNLKMNLKFDIEVLFKNLSVDMKDVKPSSLLKDRIRQVVGNPDFSNKDVSTSQTSAAAEVSSGIVPSMNHVELQPDINSTSRATSLPNMLNQYAAPIRLPPNSMVEDDKVALIMPEQVTSHSLTQVAPPQTPSPSPFSLSQLMAAIPRADIYFRINEKLNSLGPQLQYSKIMDVALDKAIKEIIGPVIQRSVTIASRTTKELILKDYAMESDDGTISRSAHLMVGTLAGSLAHVTSKEPLRVALLSHLRSLVQNLISNSETTEQIIQILVNDNLDLGCALTETVATRKAVEMIDGDIKQPFSQLRRQKELQGSAYYDVSPYTQGLSRVPDVLRPKPSGNLSAVQRRVYEDFITVWHSQSSQNAAATTPATTVAVAPTDSSIASAHGPILAPSASSSFSTLQFAPFTSANQSTELIPDKTDPGATQLSGVSAQVGTADSSGQVSGIANVASVFPPMASGDLLVGELATTTKDIGAAIQPSPTVAINRLGSAFPELLNTGDALERYQHVWQKLEALIANNGKDGEIQSIIAEVPDILFRCVSRDEAALAVAQKVFRSLYENASKNTFVTWLLATLVAVRDVCKLVVKELTSWVIYSDEEKKFNMDIIVGLIRSDLLNLGEYNVHLAKLIDGGRNKTATEFAISLIQTLVTQDSSSVSELFNVVDVLSKLATRPGSPDSLQHLIEIARSTFNNTANYAAAKDEKVIQSRDKKVLSVRPLMNNEEDNADGIAFANAADFQDKVAVLFSEWCQICDHPAMGDSVYNNYIVQLQQNGLLKGDDVTDRFFISLTELAIAHSLVSDQTIAPSGLSQQSSQQQQISYFSIDSYSKLVTSVVKQSVDLGPNKGSLLHKILAVTARIIQKDAEEKKVSFNPRPYFRLFINWLSELTTSDLHHDSANFQILTAFANAFHILQPLRVPAWSFAWLELVSHRCFMPKLLMCNLQKGWPFFQRLLVDLFKFMEPYLRNAELGQPILLLYKGTLRVLLVLLHDFPEFLCDYHFSFCDVIPPSCIQMRNVILSAFPRNMRLPDPSTPNLKIDLLAEISIAPRIMTDVDAALKAKQMKAQVDEYLKRPEGSLFLTDLKQKLLLPQNEANVAGTRYNVPLVNSLVLYVGMQAVQQLQQNKANASASAQINQSPQMDIFQIETATEMFRNLVMTMDTEGRYLILNAIANQLRYPNSHTHYFSFIILYLFAEATQEIVQEQITRVLLERLIVNRPHPWGLLITFIELIKNPRYSFWTRSFTHCAPEIEKLFESVARSCGGKGADDGIGLGDGGH, encoded by the exons ATGATCCCGTTCAACCCCGCGGTCGCCGCGGAGGTCCGCTCCCTGATCCAGGGCGCCGACGAGTCCACCTTCGACCCCATCTACCGCGAGCTCTGCCAG CTTGCGGATTGCAGCCCTGATGGGTGCGTTTTGTTGCTTCAAGTGTGTGTGGACGAAGTGCTGCTGAATGTTGGTGGGGCAAAGAACCCCCAATCAAAACGTGACCTCGTAGCCATCATTTTCAGATATTGTTTGGATAAACCCTATTTCAGCACCAGTTTCTGTGAAGCACTGAGGGCAATACCTGTCAGCAATGGGTTCCTTGAAACACTGTCCAATGAACTTGAGCTATCTGCAGCTGAGAGGGTTGGAGTTGGACTTGCTCTGTCAGATTCTGAAAATCCAGATTTGAGTCTGGAAG GGAGGAAATTTACAATTACTCAAATTGAGGAGTTATGCTCAAATCATGCTCATTCTGTATCAAATGATCGGATTCAGGAGATTGTGGTGTTTCTTCTCCAGACTGAAGGCCTCTCAAAGCATATGGACTCTTTTACTAACATAATCTCCCTACTAAATGTGAAAGAGAGGCCATTCTATGTTCCTATCTCACTTCAGGAAGCCAATTGCAATCAAGCAAATTCTTCAAG ACATACGGAGCTGTGCATTGGTAGCTTAGATGATGATTTTGATTCCCTTCTATCTGAAATTGGAAAACAGATAAGCCTGCCCGATATTATCACTGAACTGGGATATGGGTGTACTTCTGATATTGCTCATTGTAAGGAGATACTATCACACTTTGAGCCTCTTGATGATATGGGAATATCGAAGTTACTCGGCGCTGTTGTTTGCACTCGTATTGGTGTTGGAGAGACTCAAAACACATATTCAATATTCCTTTCGGCTTTTGGGAACAGCCAAACAATTGATTCATCTCAGCTGACTGCCTGGAATATAGATGTCCTTGTGGATTCGATCAATGAAATT GCACCCGGAACTAACTGGGCGCATGTTATGGAAAATCTCGATCATGAGGGTTTCAATATCCCTGATGAAGCATCTTTTCGTTTATTGATGTCTATATATTCTCGAGCTTGCAAG GACCCATTCCCACTTCATGCAATCTGTGGGACATTGTGGAAAAATACAGAAGGACAACTGTCATTCTTGAAACATGCAGTGGCTTTGCCAAATGATACATTTACTTTCGCACATTGTACCAGGAAGATG gCTTTTCCAGACTTGGGAAATCTTAACCAAGGCAATCAGGCTTGGTACTGCCTAGACCTTCTTGAGGTGTTATGTCAGCTTGCTGAACTTGGCTATGCAAAGCCAGTGCGAACAATGCTTGATTATCCCCTGATTCATTGTCCTGAAGTGTTACTTCTTGGTGTTAGCCACATCAAT ACTACATATAATCTCATTCAACATGAAGTATTGTCTCATGTGTTTCCTTCTATGTTGAAGAACACCATGCACAGCCGTCTTATGAACTACATGTGGCATATTAACCCTTACCTTACTCTTCGAGGATTTGTTGATGCTCATTCTGATATAAATTGTCTTCTGAGAACTGTTGAGATATGTGAAGACATAAAG ATCTTGTCTACTGTCCTTGATTCCACCCCATTTGCTTTTAGCATTAGACTTGCTACAGCTGCCTTTAGGAAGGACCATAGCAATCTGGAGAAATGGCTTACTGAAAAGTTGAGTACACAAAGAGCGACTTTTCTCGAG GAATGTGTTAAGTTCTTGAAAGAAATAGTAAGCACAAATTATGGTGCTGTGGAAGGTTCCATTCACCATCCTCAAGCTACTATTTCAAATATCTGCCAGGACTCTTGCCCTGTGTTTATAaag GTTCTTCGTTCTCACTCTGGGCAGCTGTTGTCTAACCAACTAGTGGATGAACTTAAGAGAGTTGAGGCAGTGTATGAATCAAGGAATGGTGGTGATGTAGGAAGGGACATGCCCCCTCCTGATGGAGGTTCTGAAGACATTGAAGCTCAGGCAAATATTTATTTTCAACAGATGTTTGCTGGACAGATAAGCATTGATGCTATGATACAGATGCTGTCACGCTTCAAAGAATCTAAAGACAAGAG GGAGCAATCAATTTTCAACTGCATGATCTCAAATTTGTTTGAAGAATACAAGTTCTTCCCAAAGTATCCAGATGCACAACTTAAATTAGCTGCCGTGCTTTTTG GCTCTGTCATAAAGCATCAACTTGTGGCCCACCTGGCACTCGGAATTGCTCTACGAGGTGTTCTCGACGCCCTGCGTAAATCTATTGATTCAAAG ATGTTTATGTTTGGTACAACAGCATTGGAGCAATTTATGGATCGAGTAATTGAGTGGCCACAATATTGCAACCATATACTGCAAATTTCACATCTTCGCGGAACTCATGCTGAGTTAGTTTCTGCTATTGAACAAGCACTTGCGAAGATATCATTGAGTCAAAATGAGCCAAATTTGGGGGCCATGCTTCCTGTGGATCAGCGGGGTTCTGGTTCACAGTCTATTGAGAACATAGAG TCTTCTGAAGCATCGTGGCAGTTCATAAATTCAACACCAACACAACTAGATAGGACAATTTCTTCCTTTGCTCTACAACAGAGGAACCAGGGTTTTCTAGGGGAGAGGTCCAAAGGTTCGACTAATACTAGTCAAGCAAAAACCATGATGCCTATTGGTCAGCCACCTCTTGCTTCAACTTCTAGTGATCTGGGTGTTAATCCAAAG GCTACTGTGTCACTGTCCTCTCAAGCTTCTCATCATTCTAGCACTGCATCAGGTCTTTCACAACCTTCTGGTTTTCTACGATCTAGAAGTTCAGCTCCATCAG GCATCCTTCGACAACCTTCCTACACTACAGGATTTGGAGCTGCTTTAAATATTGAGACTCTTGTTGCTGCAGCTGAACGAAGAGATACACCAATCGAG GCCCCACCATCTGAAGTTCAAGACAAAATTTTCTTCATGATCAATAATATTTCCACTTCTAATATGGAGGCTAAGGCAAAAGAGTTTAATGAGGTTTTACAAGAACAGTATTATCCTTGGTTTGCGCAATACATGGTCATGAAAAG GGCAAGCATCGAACCAAATTTTCATGACTTGTATTTGAAGTTCTTCGACAAGGTTAACTCAAAATCCTTGAATAAGGAAATAATGAAAGCTACATATGAGAACTGCAAG GTGTTGTTACAATCAGATCTGATCAAATCTAGTTCTGAAGAGCGTTCATTGCTAAAAAATCTTGGTAGCTGGCTTGGAAAATTCACCATAGGTAGGAATCAAACATTGCGAGCTAAGGAAATTGACCCAAAAATTTTAATAGTGGAG GCTTATGAAAGGGGTTTGATGATTGCGGTCATTCCATTTACTTCAAAG ATTCTTGAGCCTTGCCATTCAAGTATAGCATATCGTCCTCCAAATCCTTGGACAATGGGTATTCTTAGTCTACTTGTTGAGATATATAACCTACCAAATCTCAAAATGAACCTGAAGTTTGACATTGAG GTCTTGTTTAAGAATCTTAGTGTGGACATGAAAGATGTAAAACCATCTTCTCTTCTTAAAGATCGGATTCGGCAAGTTGTGGGAAATCCGGATTTTTCAAATAAAGATGTTAGTACATCTCAAACATCGGCAGCTGCAGAGGTCTCTTCCGGTATCGTTCCTTCAATGAACCATGTGGAACTACAACCAGATATTAATAGCACTTCACGTGCTACAAGCCTTCCAAATATGCTTAACCAG TATGCAGCACCTATTCGTCTACCTCCAAACAGCATGGTTGAAGATGATAAGGTTGCTTTAATCATGCCTGAACAGGTTACCTCTCACAGCCTGACCCAGGTTGCACCACCTCAAACTCCATCACCATCCCCATTTTCTCTGAGTCAG CTCATGGCAGCAATTCCACGTGCCGATATATATTTCAGAATCAATGAAAAGCTTAACTCTCTTGGCCCACAGTTGCAGTATAGCAA AATCATGGATGTGGCTTTGGATAAGGCTATTAAGGAGATTATAGGTCCTGTCATTCAAAGAAGTGTTACGATAGCTAGCCGAACCACCAAGGAACTTATTCTAAAG GATTATGCAatggaatctgatgatggtACCATATCTCGCTCTGCACATTTGATGGTTGGTACATTAGCCGGAAGTTTAGCCCACGTTACTTCCAAG GAGCCCCTTCGCGTTGCTTTGTTATCTCATCTTCGAAGTCTTGTTCAGAACCTGATTAGTAACAGTGAAACCACTGAGCAAATTATTCAAATTCTTGTTAATGATAATCTGGATCTTGGATGTGCTCTAACGGAGACTGTGGCAACACGCAAG GCCGTTGAGATGATTGATGGAGACATCAAGCAACCTTTTTCACAGCTCAGGAGACAAAAGGAACTACAGGGCTCTGCGTATTATGATGTTTCCCCTTACACTCAAGGTCTTTCACGTGTACCCGATGTGCTTCGTCCTAAGCCTTCTGGTAATTTGTCTGCTGTCCAACGGCGAGTATATGAG GACTTTATCACTGTTTGGCATAGCCAGAGTAGTCAAAATGCTGCTGCAACAACTCCTGCAACAACCGTAGCTGTTGCCCCAACCGATTCCAGTATTGCTTCAGCTCATGGCCCAATTTTAGCACCATCAGCCTCCAGTAGTTTCTCAACTCTCCAATTTGCCCCATTCACATCTGCAAATCAGTCAACAGAACTAATACCTGATAAGACCGATCCTGGTGCTACACAACTTTCTGG TGTTTCTGCTCAAGTTGGCACAGCCGACAGTTCTGGCCAAGTTTCGGGAATCGCAAATGTCGCATCTGTTTTTCCTCCTATGGCCTCTGGTGACCTTCTAGTGGGTGAACTAGCAACTACAACTAAA GATATAGGTGCTGCAATACAGCCTTCGCCCACTGTTGCTATTAATCGTCTAGGATCTGCCTTTCCGGAACTACTGAATACTGGTGATGCACTGGAGAGATATCAGCATGTTTGGCAGAAG CTGGAAGCCTTGATTGCGAATAATGGGAAAGATGGGGAAATTCAG tcCATTATCGCGGAAGTTCCTGATATCTTGTTCAGATGTGTCAGTCGGGACGAAGCTGCTTTAGCAGTTGCACAGAAG GTTTTCAGAAGTTTGTATGAAAATGCGTCAAAGAACACTTTTGTCACATGGCTTCTAGCAACCCTTGTTGCAGTGCGTGATGTTTGCAAACTTGTTGTGAAAGAGTTAACGAGCTGG GTAATATATTCAGATGAGGAGAAGAAGTTTAACATGGACATAATTGTTGGACTTATTCGTTCTGATCTGCTTAATCTTGGGGAGTACAATGTTCATTTGGCAAAGCTTATAGATGGTGGAAGAAATA AGACTGCAACAGAATTTGCTATATCACTCATCCAGACACTGGTTACCCAAGATTCCAGTAGCGTCTCCGAGCTTTTTAATGTTGTTGATGTCTTATCGAAG CTTGCAACGAGGCCTGGGTCACCTGATTCATTGCAGCACTTGATTGAAATTGCAAGGAGTACCTTCAACAACACTGCTAATTATGCTGCTGCAAAGGATGAAAAGGTTATTCAGTCAAGAGATAAAAAG GTACTATCTGTTCGTCCTTTGATGAATAACGAAGAAGATAATGCTGATGGCATTGCTTTTGCTAATGCTGCTGATTTTCAGGACAAG GTTGCGGTCTTGTTTTCCGAGTGGTGTCAAATATGTGATCATCCCGCTATGGGTGATTCAGTATATAATAATTACATTGTGCAGTTGCAACAGAATGGCTTGCTGAAGGGAGATGATGTGACTGACCGTTTTTTCATTAGTCTGACG GAACTTGCTATCGCACACTCTCTTGTGTCTGACCAAACCATTGCTCCTAGTGGACTATCTCAGCAATCATCCCAGCAACAGcagatttcatatttttcaatTGATTCATATTCAAAACTTGTGACTTCAGTTGTCAAG CAGTCAGTGGATTTAGGACCAAATAAAGGCAGTCTTCTCCACAAG ATACTTGCTGTGACAGCTAGGATAATTCAGAAAGATGCTGAAGAAAAGAAAGTCTCTTTCAATCCTCGGCCGTATTTTCGTTTGTTTATAAATTGGCTAAGTGAGCTTACTACTTCTGACCTTCACCATGACAGTGCTAATTTTCAG ATTTTGACTGCATTTGCAAATGCATTCCATATTCTGCAACCCTTGAGAGTTCCTGCTTGGAG TTTTGCTTGGCTTGAGTTGGTGAGCCACCGATGCTTCATGCCAAAGTTATTGATGTGTAATTTGCAAAAAGGCTGGCCGTTTTTCCAGAGGTTGCTTGTTGATTTGTTCAAATTCATGGAACCATACTTAAGAAATGCTGAACTGGGACAACCT ATTCTCCTTTTGTACAAAGGAACCTTAAGAGTTCTGCTTGTGCTATTGCATGATTTCCCTGAATTTCTTTGTGACTATCACTTCAGTTTCTGTGATGTGATTCCCCCAAGCTGCATTCAAATGCGCAATGTTATTCTTAGTGCTTTTCCACGCAATATGAGACTTCCAGATCCCTCCACTCCTAACTTAAAG ATTGATCTGTTAGCGGAGATTTCAATAGCTCCTCGAATCATGACTGATGTGGATGCTGCCTTGAAGGCAAAGCAAATGAAGGCTCAGGTTGATGAATACCTAAAG AGACCAGAAGGCTCCCTCTTTTTAACTGATCTAAAGCAGAAGTTGTTGCTACCACAAAACGAGGCAAATGTTGCAGGGACTCGTTACAATGTTCCTCTAGTTAATTCACTTGTCCTTTACGTTGGCATGCAG GCTGTGCAACAGTTGCAGCAAAACAAGGCCAATGCTTCAGCATCAGCCCAAATTAACCAAAGTCCTCAGATGGATATATTCCAGATTGAAACAGCTACTGAGATGTTCAGAAACCTTGTAATGACTATGGATACAGAAGGTCGCTACCTTATTCTCAATGCAATTGCTAACCAGCTTCGCTATCCAAATAGCCATACCCACTACTTTTCTTTCATCATTCTGTACTTGTTTGCTGAGGCAACCCAG GAAATTGTCCAGGAGCAGATAACTAGGGTTCTTTTGGAAAGGTTAATTGTCAACCGTCCTCATCCTTGGGGATTACTCATTACTTTCATTGAGCTGATAAAG AACCCACGCTACAGCTTCTGGACCAGATCCTTTACACACTGTGCGCCCGAGATAGAGAAGCTGTTCGAGTCAGTTGCAAGGTCGTGTGGAGGGAAAGGTGCTGATGACGGAATTGGTCTCGGAGATGGTGGCCACTAG